One genomic region from Skermania piniformis encodes:
- a CDS encoding N-acetylglutamate synthase, CG3035 family, with protein MTTELSPGARVVLRYRLPAGYPDVLSDLVGELVSLDPPAVRGDDGRVVAVAAERVIALRPYAPRPIRTREIQALEIAAAHGWPGLEREWLDGWFLRAGDGFTGRANSAVPLGEAVTLDPLPAIEQWYAERGLPVRLLLPDRLGAVPDGWFTSEEVLMLAVDLDNVVLPNGDSLLTVDPRPTPGWTARCRYRDAPLPPTAGPVLEQVVGGVLGFGSLGTENPVAVARAAVTVAPDGRVWVGLTAVEVDPQHRRHGLGTLICVELLRWARSHGAGHAYLQVAVENEPALAMYRKLGFLDHHRYRYATPTPAEPSSA; from the coding sequence ATGACGACTGAGCTGTCGCCGGGAGCCCGGGTAGTGCTGCGATACCGGTTACCCGCTGGCTATCCGGACGTGCTCAGCGACCTGGTCGGCGAGCTGGTCTCGCTCGATCCGCCGGCCGTGCGGGGCGACGACGGCCGCGTGGTCGCGGTGGCCGCCGAGCGGGTGATCGCCCTGCGCCCGTACGCGCCCCGGCCGATTCGGACCCGGGAGATCCAGGCGTTGGAGATCGCCGCGGCGCACGGCTGGCCCGGCTTGGAGCGGGAATGGCTGGACGGCTGGTTCCTGCGCGCGGGCGACGGATTCACCGGGCGGGCGAATTCGGCGGTGCCGCTGGGCGAAGCGGTCACCCTGGACCCGCTGCCGGCGATCGAACAGTGGTACGCCGAGCGCGGGCTCCCGGTGCGACTGCTGTTGCCGGATCGGCTCGGCGCCGTGCCGGACGGCTGGTTCACCTCGGAGGAGGTGCTGATGCTCGCCGTCGACCTGGACAACGTCGTGCTCCCGAACGGCGACTCGCTGCTCACCGTGGACCCGCGGCCCACACCCGGTTGGACCGCACGCTGCCGATATCGGGACGCACCACTGCCACCGACCGCCGGTCCGGTATTGGAGCAGGTGGTCGGGGGTGTGCTCGGCTTCGGCTCGCTGGGCACGGAGAACCCGGTCGCGGTCGCCCGGGCTGCGGTCACCGTCGCGCCGGACGGTCGGGTCTGGGTCGGGCTGACCGCGGTCGAGGTGGATCCACAGCACCGCCGACACGGTCTGGGCACGCTGATCTGCGTCGAGCTGCTGCGCTGGGCCAGGTCGCACGGCGCCGGCCACGCCTACCTGCAGGTTGCCGTCGAGAACGAGCCGGCGCTGGCGATGTACCGCAAGCTCGGCTTCCTCGACCACCACCGCTACCGCTACGCCACCCCGACCCCGGCCGAACCGAGCTCGGCGTAG
- a CDS encoding LytR C-terminal domain-containing protein, whose translation MSERDASPAAPAAGPSGAAAGGPPLRALAMLLIALAIVFGGIGIFSLSGSGSGDGAAASASTAESSGGPATTAAAAATSGVAGATVSTTPTPGAAISNPAPSGATPSGAVSSGATASAVIASDKSVPVRVLNNSDIAGLAARTAQQLTGVGWTVAETGNYVSSTIGTTTVYYGNSTQEKAAAEEIAGKLGATAQPRFGAIANLGQGVVVIVTQ comes from the coding sequence ATGAGCGAGCGAGATGCGTCGCCTGCGGCACCGGCCGCCGGTCCGAGCGGTGCCGCAGCCGGCGGTCCGCCGTTGCGAGCTTTGGCGATGCTGCTGATCGCGCTGGCGATCGTATTCGGCGGGATCGGCATCTTTTCCCTGTCCGGCTCGGGTTCGGGGGACGGCGCTGCGGCGAGCGCGTCGACTGCCGAATCGTCGGGCGGGCCGGCGACCACCGCAGCTGCGGCCGCGACGTCCGGGGTCGCCGGTGCCACGGTGTCGACGACGCCCACCCCGGGTGCTGCTATCAGCAATCCGGCCCCGTCCGGTGCGACGCCGTCCGGTGCGGTCTCGTCCGGCGCGACGGCGTCGGCGGTGATCGCCTCGGACAAGTCGGTGCCGGTTCGGGTGCTCAACAACAGCGACATCGCCGGCCTGGCCGCCCGCACGGCGCAGCAACTGACCGGGGTGGGCTGGACGGTCGCCGAGACCGGCAACTACGTCAGCAGCACCATCGGCACCACGACGGTGTACTACGGCAACTCGACCCAGGAAAAGGCAGCGGCCGAGGAGATCGCCGGCAAGTTGGGCGCCACCGCCCAGCCGAGGTTCGGTGCGATCGCCAACCTCGGGCAGGGGGTCGTGGTCATCGTGACCCAGTAG
- a CDS encoding TetR/AcrR family transcriptional regulator, which produces MAAGTPRQRMTSAARREQILDVTHAIVDADGFHAATPKRIAADAGIHRSLIYQLFGDIPGLFVALIDRESARAAAQFADSVGERGSEADPTALLVDVFDGVLDAVGNHPETWRLFLFPPEGAPAELHQRLAGSQQVLQDFLTEELLRINPNVHDPEYTARILQATGRELLQLRLLEPEEATVERLRTFVRRLSTDLIFRPTS; this is translated from the coding sequence GTGGCCGCCGGGACGCCGAGGCAGCGGATGACGTCGGCGGCGCGGCGCGAACAGATTCTCGATGTCACGCACGCGATCGTCGACGCCGACGGATTCCACGCCGCCACCCCGAAGCGCATCGCCGCGGACGCCGGGATTCACCGGTCGCTGATCTACCAGCTGTTCGGCGATATCCCGGGCCTGTTCGTCGCCTTGATCGATCGCGAATCGGCCCGCGCCGCCGCGCAGTTTGCCGACTCGGTGGGCGAACGCGGTAGCGAAGCCGACCCGACCGCGTTGCTGGTGGACGTGTTCGACGGCGTCCTGGACGCGGTCGGCAACCACCCGGAAACCTGGCGGCTGTTCCTGTTTCCGCCCGAGGGTGCCCCCGCCGAGCTGCACCAACGACTCGCCGGATCACAGCAGGTATTGCAGGACTTCCTGACCGAAGAGTTGCTCCGGATCAATCCGAACGTGCACGACCCGGAGTACACGGCCCGGATCCTGCAGGCGACCGGACGGGAACTGCTGCAACTGCGCCTGCTGGAACCCGAGGAAGCAACCGTCGAGCGGCTGCGGACCTTCGTGCGGCGGTTGAGCACCGACTTGATCTTTCGACCGACCAGCTGA
- a CDS encoding peptide deformylase, whose product MAILPIRVVGDPVLHQPTESVTQSPAELAPLIADMYETLTAANGVGLAANQVGVPLRLFVYDCPERRGDGAPVYRRGVVINPVLETSEIPETMPDPDDDEEGCLSVPGEQFPTGRAEWARVTGTDEHGEPVSVEGKGFFARMLQHEVGHLDGLLYTDVLIGRNARAAKRAIKQNGWGVPGLSWTPGSTPDPFGHDD is encoded by the coding sequence ATGGCGATTCTTCCGATCCGCGTCGTCGGCGACCCCGTTCTACACCAGCCCACCGAATCCGTCACCCAATCGCCCGCGGAGCTGGCCCCACTGATCGCCGACATGTACGAAACACTCACGGCAGCAAACGGAGTCGGTCTGGCCGCGAACCAGGTCGGCGTGCCGCTGCGGCTGTTCGTCTACGACTGCCCGGAACGCCGCGGGGATGGGGCGCCGGTGTACCGCCGGGGGGTGGTGATCAATCCGGTACTGGAGACCTCGGAGATCCCGGAGACGATGCCGGATCCGGACGACGACGAAGAGGGATGCCTGTCGGTGCCCGGCGAGCAGTTCCCGACCGGCCGCGCGGAGTGGGCCCGGGTCACCGGGACCGACGAGCACGGCGAACCGGTGTCGGTCGAGGGCAAGGGCTTCTTCGCCCGGATGTTGCAGCACGAGGTCGGCCATCTGGACGGGTTGCTGTACACCGACGTTCTGATCGGACGCAACGCGCGCGCGGCGAAGCGGGCGATCAAGCAGAACGGCTGGGGGGTACCGGGCCTCAGTTGGACGCCGGGTAGCACCCCCGACCCGTTCGGCCATGACGACTGA
- the sodC gene encoding superoxide dismutase[Cu-Zn] has protein sequence MASSFARRSYSGVVLPVLAVAAFGLTGCTNSQETSDSSGTTPPVWTGSQAPAASGTGEHGESAAGAGDSAGGDSAVAELKDAAGKDIGTATFTQVGTHLMLTVEAKGLTPGFHGLHVHQVGKCEGDFASAGGHYQAPGHTTEPASGDLTSLAVLSDGTATLTTNTDQLTLDDLRADGGRAIIVHAGEDNFGNIPNRYTLPEGAPVPDEQTRMTGDAGGRVACGVFA, from the coding sequence ATGGCTTCGTCATTTGCTCGCCGGTCCTACAGCGGAGTCGTCCTGCCGGTTCTCGCGGTCGCGGCGTTCGGTTTGACGGGCTGTACGAACAGTCAGGAGACCAGCGACAGCTCCGGCACCACGCCGCCGGTATGGACCGGCTCGCAGGCGCCTGCGGCGAGCGGCACCGGGGAACACGGCGAGAGCGCCGCAGGCGCTGGCGACTCGGCCGGCGGCGACTCGGCCGTGGCGGAGCTGAAGGACGCTGCGGGTAAGGACATCGGCACGGCCACGTTCACCCAGGTCGGCACGCATCTGATGCTGACCGTCGAGGCGAAGGGGTTGACCCCCGGGTTCCACGGTCTGCACGTCCACCAGGTCGGCAAGTGCGAGGGCGATTTCGCGTCGGCCGGCGGGCATTACCAGGCCCCGGGGCACACCACCGAGCCGGCCAGCGGCGACCTGACCTCGCTCGCGGTGTTGTCCGACGGCACCGCGACGTTGACCACGAACACCGACCAGCTCACCCTCGACGACCTGCGGGCCGACGGTGGCCGGGCGATCATCGTGCACGCCGGTGAAGACAACTTCGGCAACATCCCCAATCGGTACACGCTGCCGGAGGGCGCGCCGGTGCCCGACGAGCAGACCCGGATGACCGGAGACGCCGGCGGCCGGGTTGCCTGCGGCGTCTTCGCGTAG
- a CDS encoding glutamate--cysteine ligase, whose amino-acid sequence MGGDIPFRSSSRPTLGVEWEIALVDKTTRDLVNVASEVFDAVGELRADDGTPQISKELLRNTVELVTGVRDTVAEAIDDLTETMRVVRRAADRLGVDLFCAGTHPFASWSAQQLTRSPHYDELIERTQWWGRQMLIWGVHVHVGISHPAKVFPILNAILLQYPHLLALSASSPVWAGTDTGYASNRALMFQQLPTAGLPFQFDTWGQFSAFVHDQLTTGVIEQPGGMHWDIRPAPRWGTIEIRVCDGVSTRAELAALVALIHCLVVDLDRQLTDGATLPGLPPWHVQENKWRAARYGLDAIVITDAKSNERLITDDLDDLLERLAPTAARLRCADELAAVADIPRRGASYQRQRRVAAEHGGDLVAVVDAVVGELD is encoded by the coding sequence GTGGGCGGTGACATTCCGTTCCGGTCGTCGTCGCGCCCCACGCTCGGCGTGGAATGGGAGATCGCGTTGGTCGACAAGACCACGCGCGACCTGGTGAACGTCGCCTCCGAGGTGTTCGACGCGGTCGGCGAGTTGCGTGCGGACGACGGCACGCCGCAGATCAGCAAGGAGCTGCTGCGCAACACCGTCGAGCTGGTCACCGGGGTCCGCGATACGGTCGCCGAGGCGATCGACGATCTGACCGAAACGATGCGGGTGGTCCGGCGGGCGGCCGATCGGCTCGGTGTGGACCTGTTCTGCGCCGGCACCCATCCCTTCGCCTCGTGGTCGGCTCAGCAACTGACCCGCTCACCGCACTACGACGAGTTGATCGAGCGGACCCAGTGGTGGGGCCGGCAGATGCTGATCTGGGGGGTGCACGTGCACGTCGGGATCTCGCACCCGGCGAAGGTGTTCCCGATCCTGAACGCCATTCTGCTGCAGTACCCGCACCTGCTGGCGCTGTCCGCGTCGTCGCCGGTGTGGGCCGGAACCGACACCGGCTACGCCAGCAACCGCGCGCTGATGTTCCAGCAACTGCCGACCGCGGGGTTGCCGTTCCAGTTCGATACCTGGGGCCAGTTCTCCGCGTTCGTGCACGATCAGCTGACCACCGGCGTGATCGAACAGCCGGGTGGGATGCATTGGGACATCCGGCCGGCGCCGCGCTGGGGCACGATCGAGATCCGGGTGTGCGACGGGGTGTCGACCCGGGCCGAACTGGCCGCTCTGGTCGCGTTGATCCATTGCCTGGTCGTCGATCTCGATCGGCAGCTGACCGACGGCGCGACGCTACCCGGCCTGCCGCCGTGGCACGTCCAGGAAAACAAGTGGCGCGCAGCGCGCTACGGGCTCGACGCGATCGTGATCACCGACGCGAAGTCCAACGAGCGGCTGATCACCGACGATCTGGACGATCTGTTGGAGCGGTTGGCGCCGACCGCAGCGCGGCTGAGGTGCGCCGACGAGCTCGCCGCGGTCGCCGACATTCCGCGGCGCGGCGCGTC
- a CDS encoding DUF3263 domain-containing protein produces the protein MDGAAARNRGGAGPGGAGDRGEDGLTRREHDILGFERQWWKYAGAKEEAIKTLFDMSATRYYQVLNALVDRPEALAADPMLVKRLRRLRASRQKARAARRLGFEVT, from the coding sequence ATGGACGGCGCAGCAGCGCGAAACCGGGGCGGGGCCGGTCCGGGTGGGGCAGGGGACCGTGGCGAGGACGGACTGACCCGGCGAGAGCATGACATCCTCGGTTTCGAGCGGCAGTGGTGGAAGTACGCGGGGGCGAAGGAAGAAGCGATCAAGACGCTCTTCGACATGTCCGCGACGCGCTATTACCAGGTGTTGAACGCGCTGGTGGATCGACCCGAGGCGCTGGCCGCCGATCCGATGCTGGTCAAGCGGTTGCGCCGGCTCCGGGCCAGTCGACAGAAGGCGCGTGCGGCGCGCCGGCTCGGTTTCGAGGTCACCTGA
- a CDS encoding oxygenase MpaB family protein — protein MTTYFPELDRLMQYQRELPELYGALDFDTRPYRLTTDPAVASALPGWVARREPLLADDRIVELVATATMLGDVAADPYAALSATRSVTELIELVRLACRAGLDAVPDAPPELVRFIESMTAPPDWIDMTLVADGARRSKIDAALLAPFLIRGAFVATFTNTYAALPMALTGALSGRRAARRVNETAAFFALTTLPGALDRYGPGFEAAALVRLMHSLVRCHALTRAANWDPSVYGMPVPQIDQLPAGMIQLYLMAQRALRAGRTEFTAGERAVVEFSRYRCFLLGLPEELVPATATDIVRLINARAALLRDGFDDETCGRLVRSTMDAYLRAADTRFDRLADAVEKSYSKLGFTQAFCHGSRRAAAAMGVHTGPADYARVAVTAPFIVGRVLAVGLAVRNRRLRPLVDRYLDRTIARRLVGYGKPEYRTDAGSYAELGSAGVGVA, from the coding sequence ATGACCACCTACTTCCCCGAGCTGGACCGGCTGATGCAGTACCAGCGGGAACTGCCCGAGCTCTACGGCGCCCTCGATTTCGACACCCGCCCCTACCGGCTGACCACCGACCCGGCGGTGGCATCCGCGTTGCCCGGCTGGGTCGCGCGGCGCGAGCCGCTGCTCGCCGACGATCGGATCGTCGAGCTGGTCGCCACCGCCACGATGCTGGGCGACGTCGCCGCCGATCCGTACGCGGCGCTGAGTGCGACGCGCAGTGTGACCGAGTTGATCGAGTTGGTCCGGCTGGCCTGCCGAGCAGGCCTCGATGCCGTTCCGGACGCGCCGCCCGAGCTGGTGCGCTTCATCGAGTCGATGACCGCGCCGCCGGACTGGATCGACATGACACTGGTCGCCGACGGCGCGCGCCGGTCGAAGATCGATGCGGCGCTGCTCGCACCGTTCCTCATCCGCGGCGCATTCGTCGCTACCTTCACCAACACCTATGCCGCGCTGCCGATGGCACTGACCGGGGCGTTGTCCGGGCGCCGGGCGGCTCGCCGGGTGAACGAAACGGCCGCCTTCTTCGCGCTGACCACTTTGCCCGGCGCGCTGGACCGTTACGGTCCCGGGTTCGAGGCGGCGGCGTTGGTCCGATTGATGCATTCGCTGGTTCGATGCCACGCTTTGACCCGCGCGGCGAACTGGGACCCGAGCGTGTACGGCATGCCGGTGCCGCAGATCGACCAGCTGCCCGCCGGCATGATCCAGCTCTATCTGATGGCACAGCGAGCGTTGCGTGCCGGGCGGACCGAGTTCACCGCGGGCGAGCGGGCGGTCGTGGAGTTCAGCCGCTACCGCTGCTTCCTGCTCGGTCTCCCGGAGGAATTGGTTCCGGCGACGGCTACCGATATCGTCCGGCTGATCAATGCGCGCGCGGCACTGCTGCGGGACGGTTTCGACGACGAGACCTGCGGTCGGCTGGTTCGGTCCACGATGGACGCCTACCTGCGCGCCGCCGACACCCGGTTCGACCGGCTGGCCGACGCGGTGGAGAAGAGCTACAGCAAGCTCGGGTTCACCCAGGCGTTCTGCCACGGCAGTCGGCGGGCCGCGGCGGCGATGGGCGTGCATACCGGACCCGCCGACTATGCCCGAGTCGCGGTCACCGCGCCGTTCATCGTCGGTCGAGTACTCGCAGTGGGGCTGGCGGTGCGTAATCGGCGGCTGCGCCCGCTGGTCGACCGATACCTCGATCGGACCATCGCCCGTCGGCTGGTCGGCTACGGCAAGCCGGAGTACCGCACCGACGCCGGCAGCTACGCCGAGCTCGGTTCGGCCGGGGTCGGGGTGGCGTAG